From one Marmota flaviventris isolate mMarFla1 chromosome 1, mMarFla1.hap1, whole genome shotgun sequence genomic stretch:
- the Tmem259 gene encoding membralin isoform X2, translating to MSEHAAPAAPGPGPNGGGGPAPARGPRTPNLNPNPLINVRDRLFHALFFKMAVTYSRLFPPAFRRLFEFFVLLKALFVLSVLAYIHIVFSRSPINCLEHVRDKWPREGILRVEVRHNSSRAPVFLQFCEGSRGSFPGLAVEPGGLQLEEEEELTVEMFRNSSVKFELDIEPKVFKPPGGSEALNDSQEFPFPETPTKVWPQDEYIVEYSLEYGFLRLSQATRQRLSIPVMVVTLDPTRDQCFGDRFSRLLLDEFLGYDDILMSSVKGLAENEENKGFLRNVVSGEHYRFVSMWMARTSYLAAFVIMVIFTLSVSMLLRYSHHQIFVFIVDLLQMLEMNMAIAFPAAPLLTVILALVGMEAIMSEFFNDTTTAFYIILIVWLADQYDAICCHTNTSKRHWLRFFYLYHFAFYAYHYRFNGQYSSLALVTSWLFIQHSMIYFFHHYELPAILQQVRIQELLLQAPPLGPGAPTALPDDLNNNSGPQAAAPGPTGQPLALGPGSTGAAGGPGPGAAAPSSLGAVAASVAAATGGDLGWMAETAAIITDASFLSGLSATLLERRPAGPLSPSGGLSHAPQDSAPQSDPVAPDTASPTDMGAEPSPASTVPGEAPSEVGS from the exons ATGTCGGAGCACGCGGCGCCCGCGGCCCCGGGGCCCGGGCCCAACGGCGGCGGCGGCCCGGCCCCCGCGCGCGGCCCGCGCACCCCCAACCTGAACCCCAACCCCCTCATCAACGTGCGCGACCGGCTCTTCCACGCGCTCTTCTTCAAGATGGCTGTCACCTACTCGCGGCTCTTCCCGCCCGCCTTCCGCCGCCTCTTCGAGTTCTTCGTGCTGCTCAAG GCCCTGTTCGTGCTGTCCGTGCTGGCCTACATCCACATCGTCTTCTCCCGCTCACCCATCAACTGCCTGGAGCACGTGCGCGACAAGTGGCCACGCGAGGGCATCCTGCGTGTGGAGGTGCGCCACAACTCCAGCCGGGCGCCCGTCTTCCTGCAGTTCTGTGAGGGCAGCCGTGGGAGCTTCCCGGGCCTGGCTGTGGAGCCAGGTGGCctgcagctggaggaggaggaggagctgacCGTGGAGATGTTCAGGAACAGCTCTGTCAAG TTTGAGCTGGACATTGAGCCCAAGGTGTTCAAGCCTCCAGGTGGTTCTGAGGCCTTGAATGACAGCCAGGAGTTCCCCTTCCCCGAGACGCCCACCAAAG TGTGGCCCCAGGATGAGTACATCGTGGAGTACTCGTTGGAGTACGGCTTCCTGCGGCTGTCACAAGCCACCAGGCAGCGCCTGAGCATCCCGGTCATGGTCGTCACCCTGG ACCCAACACGGGACCAGTGCTTTGGAGACCGCTTCAGCCGCCTCCTCCTGGATGAGTTCTTGGGCTACGATGACATCCTCATGTCCAGCGTGAAGGGCCTTGCAGAGAATGAGGAGAACAAGG GCTTCCTGCGGAACGTGGTGTCCGGGGAGCACTACCGCTTTGTCAGTATGTGGATGGCCCGCACGTCCTACCTGGCCGCCTTCGTCATCATGGTCATTTTC ACCCTCAGCGTCTCCATGCTGCTCCGCTACTCCCACCACCAGATCTTCGTCTTCATCG TGGACCTGCTGCAGATGCTGGAGATGAACATGGCCATCGCCTTCCCTGCAGCGCCCCTGCTGACGGTCATCCTGGCCCTCGTTG GGATGGAGGCCATCATGTCTGAGTTCTTCAACGACACCACCACGGCCTTCTACATCATCCTTATCGTGTGGCTGGCTGACCAGTACGACGCCATCTGCTGCCACACCAACACCAGCAAGCGTCATTGGCTGCG GTTCTTCTACCTGTACCACTTCGCCTTCTACGCGTACCACTACCGCTTCAACGGGCAGTACAGCAGCCTGGCCCTGGTCACCTCCTGGCTGTTCATCCAG CACTCCATGATCTACTTCTTCCACCACTACGAGTTGCCCGCCATCCTGCAGCAGGTCCGCATCCAGGAGTTGCTGCTGCAGGCGCCGCCCCTGGGCCCCGGGGCCCCCACGGCGCTGCCCGACGACCTCAACAACAACTCAGGCCCTCAGGCGGCCGCCCCTGGCCCTACAGGCCAGCCCCTTGCTCTGGGCCCTGGCTCGACTGGAGCTGCTGGGGGGCCTGGGCCCGGGGCTGCAGCTCCCAGTTCACTGGGGGCTGTAGCGGCCTCGGTAGCCGCGGCCACTGGGGGTGACCTGGGCTGGATGGCAGAGACAGCAGCCATCATCACAGACGCTTCTTTCCTGTCCGGCTTGAGTGCCACCCTCTTGGAGCGGAGGCCCGCTGGACCCTTGAGCCCCAGTGGAGGACTCTCCCATGCCCCCCAGGACAGTGCTCCCCAGAGTGACCCCGTGGCACCTGACACAGCCTCCCCCACAGACATGGGGGCTGAGCCCAGCCCTGCATCCACGGTCCCAGGAGAGGCACCCTCCGAGGTCGGGTCCTGA
- the Tmem259 gene encoding membralin isoform X1, producing the protein MSEHAAPAAPGPGPNGGGGPAPARGPRTPNLNPNPLINVRDRLFHALFFKMAVTYSRLFPPAFRRLFEFFVLLKALFVLSVLAYIHIVFSRSPINCLEHVRDKWPREGILRVEVRHNSSRAPVFLQFCEGSRGSFPGLAVEPGGLQLEEEEELTVEMFRNSSVKFELDIEPKVFKPPGGSEALNDSQEFPFPETPTKVWPQDEYIVEYSLEYGFLRLSQATRQRLSIPVMVVTLDPTRDQCFGDRFSRLLLDEFLGYDDILMSSVKGLAENEENKGFLRNVVSGEHYRFVSMWMARTSYLAAFVIMVIFTLSVSMLLRYSHHQIFVFIGESQPATGGGAGSPPGPHGWPPHPVPAVDLLQMLEMNMAIAFPAAPLLTVILALVGMEAIMSEFFNDTTTAFYIILIVWLADQYDAICCHTNTSKRHWLRFFYLYHFAFYAYHYRFNGQYSSLALVTSWLFIQHSMIYFFHHYELPAILQQVRIQELLLQAPPLGPGAPTALPDDLNNNSGPQAAAPGPTGQPLALGPGSTGAAGGPGPGAAAPSSLGAVAASVAAATGGDLGWMAETAAIITDASFLSGLSATLLERRPAGPLSPSGGLSHAPQDSAPQSDPVAPDTASPTDMGAEPSPASTVPGEAPSEVGS; encoded by the exons ATGTCGGAGCACGCGGCGCCCGCGGCCCCGGGGCCCGGGCCCAACGGCGGCGGCGGCCCGGCCCCCGCGCGCGGCCCGCGCACCCCCAACCTGAACCCCAACCCCCTCATCAACGTGCGCGACCGGCTCTTCCACGCGCTCTTCTTCAAGATGGCTGTCACCTACTCGCGGCTCTTCCCGCCCGCCTTCCGCCGCCTCTTCGAGTTCTTCGTGCTGCTCAAG GCCCTGTTCGTGCTGTCCGTGCTGGCCTACATCCACATCGTCTTCTCCCGCTCACCCATCAACTGCCTGGAGCACGTGCGCGACAAGTGGCCACGCGAGGGCATCCTGCGTGTGGAGGTGCGCCACAACTCCAGCCGGGCGCCCGTCTTCCTGCAGTTCTGTGAGGGCAGCCGTGGGAGCTTCCCGGGCCTGGCTGTGGAGCCAGGTGGCctgcagctggaggaggaggaggagctgacCGTGGAGATGTTCAGGAACAGCTCTGTCAAG TTTGAGCTGGACATTGAGCCCAAGGTGTTCAAGCCTCCAGGTGGTTCTGAGGCCTTGAATGACAGCCAGGAGTTCCCCTTCCCCGAGACGCCCACCAAAG TGTGGCCCCAGGATGAGTACATCGTGGAGTACTCGTTGGAGTACGGCTTCCTGCGGCTGTCACAAGCCACCAGGCAGCGCCTGAGCATCCCGGTCATGGTCGTCACCCTGG ACCCAACACGGGACCAGTGCTTTGGAGACCGCTTCAGCCGCCTCCTCCTGGATGAGTTCTTGGGCTACGATGACATCCTCATGTCCAGCGTGAAGGGCCTTGCAGAGAATGAGGAGAACAAGG GCTTCCTGCGGAACGTGGTGTCCGGGGAGCACTACCGCTTTGTCAGTATGTGGATGGCCCGCACGTCCTACCTGGCCGCCTTCGTCATCATGGTCATTTTC ACCCTCAGCGTCTCCATGCTGCTCCGCTACTCCCACCACCAGATCTTCGTCTTCATCGGTGAGTCTCAGCCGGCcacggggggcggggcgggctcGCCCCCAGGCCCTCACGGGTGGCCCCCGCACCCTGTGCCCGCAGTGGACCTGCTGCAGATGCTGGAGATGAACATGGCCATCGCCTTCCCTGCAGCGCCCCTGCTGACGGTCATCCTGGCCCTCGTTG GGATGGAGGCCATCATGTCTGAGTTCTTCAACGACACCACCACGGCCTTCTACATCATCCTTATCGTGTGGCTGGCTGACCAGTACGACGCCATCTGCTGCCACACCAACACCAGCAAGCGTCATTGGCTGCG GTTCTTCTACCTGTACCACTTCGCCTTCTACGCGTACCACTACCGCTTCAACGGGCAGTACAGCAGCCTGGCCCTGGTCACCTCCTGGCTGTTCATCCAG CACTCCATGATCTACTTCTTCCACCACTACGAGTTGCCCGCCATCCTGCAGCAGGTCCGCATCCAGGAGTTGCTGCTGCAGGCGCCGCCCCTGGGCCCCGGGGCCCCCACGGCGCTGCCCGACGACCTCAACAACAACTCAGGCCCTCAGGCGGCCGCCCCTGGCCCTACAGGCCAGCCCCTTGCTCTGGGCCCTGGCTCGACTGGAGCTGCTGGGGGGCCTGGGCCCGGGGCTGCAGCTCCCAGTTCACTGGGGGCTGTAGCGGCCTCGGTAGCCGCGGCCACTGGGGGTGACCTGGGCTGGATGGCAGAGACAGCAGCCATCATCACAGACGCTTCTTTCCTGTCCGGCTTGAGTGCCACCCTCTTGGAGCGGAGGCCCGCTGGACCCTTGAGCCCCAGTGGAGGACTCTCCCATGCCCCCCAGGACAGTGCTCCCCAGAGTGACCCCGTGGCACCTGACACAGCCTCCCCCACAGACATGGGGGCTGAGCCCAGCCCTGCATCCACGGTCCCAGGAGAGGCACCCTCCGAGGTCGGGTCCTGA